The Mycolicibacterium smegmatis genome has a window encoding:
- a CDS encoding LCP family protein, which produces MNSPAHALTKPRRRTPRRAVRLARRALVGLTAAAILAGTGMGWVTYHGALDGITTSNALAGESGSVGDTENILIMGLDSRLDQHGNPLPEDVYQALHAGDETVGGYNANVLIVVHLPGDGGPATAFSIPRDDYVDLAGCPSGICKGKVKQAYGFAYQAEMEATESEEEDPATREQKAREAGRKAEIATVRNLLGIPIDHFVEVTLGAFFEIAKAVAPITVCLNDDTSDPYSGADFRKGVQQIDAAQAMAFVRQRRDINDENFTDLDRTRRQQAFLAALVSALRQSGALSSPSKLRGLLDVTKQNVALDAGFDLASFTKRASALTDAPPTLYTLPIKEFGQNAYGEDINIIDVPTIRKIVHDLVSKDDPATTTATPDKPELNGHGATLDVINGSTYTGLAAKLQTTFAADNFTEGQIGDAEALEPATTIDYGPGADAAAHSLATELGVTATPSDWVLADTVRLTIGTDFPGTDYLGADMFTSTTSGASESESYGPSETAELTPITTVAATATGTYTPAPTDLSQMTASGIPCVK; this is translated from the coding sequence ATGAACTCACCTGCCCATGCGCTGACCAAGCCCAGGCGCCGTACGCCCCGACGTGCGGTGCGGCTTGCGCGTAGAGCCCTCGTCGGGCTGACCGCCGCCGCGATCCTGGCCGGCACCGGCATGGGCTGGGTGACCTACCACGGCGCACTCGACGGCATCACGACGTCCAACGCGCTCGCGGGCGAATCGGGATCGGTCGGTGACACCGAGAACATCCTCATCATGGGACTCGACAGCCGCCTGGACCAGCACGGCAACCCGCTGCCCGAGGACGTCTACCAGGCCCTGCACGCCGGGGACGAGACGGTCGGCGGTTACAACGCCAACGTGCTGATCGTGGTGCACCTGCCCGGCGACGGCGGTCCCGCGACCGCGTTCTCCATCCCCCGCGACGACTATGTGGACCTCGCCGGGTGTCCTTCGGGGATCTGCAAGGGCAAGGTCAAGCAGGCCTACGGATTCGCCTACCAGGCCGAGATGGAGGCCACCGAGTCCGAGGAGGAGGATCCCGCGACCCGCGAACAGAAGGCCCGCGAGGCCGGACGCAAAGCCGAGATCGCCACGGTGCGGAACCTGCTGGGAATCCCCATCGACCATTTCGTCGAGGTCACCCTCGGCGCGTTCTTCGAGATCGCCAAGGCCGTCGCGCCGATCACCGTATGCCTCAACGACGACACGTCGGATCCGTATTCGGGCGCCGATTTCCGCAAGGGCGTACAGCAGATCGATGCCGCGCAGGCCATGGCGTTCGTGCGGCAGCGCCGCGACATCAACGACGAGAACTTCACCGACCTGGACCGCACCCGCAGGCAGCAGGCGTTCCTCGCGGCGCTGGTCTCGGCGCTCAGACAGAGCGGCGCGCTGAGCAGCCCGTCGAAGCTGCGCGGCCTGCTCGACGTCACCAAGCAGAACGTGGCGCTCGACGCCGGGTTCGACCTCGCGAGCTTCACCAAACGGGCGTCCGCACTCACCGACGCACCACCGACGCTCTACACACTGCCCATCAAGGAGTTCGGCCAGAACGCCTACGGCGAGGACATCAACATCATCGACGTGCCGACGATCCGCAAGATCGTGCACGACCTGGTGAGCAAGGACGATCCGGCCACCACGACCGCGACGCCGGACAAGCCCGAACTCAACGGGCACGGCGCGACGCTCGACGTCATCAACGGTTCCACCTACACCGGGCTGGCCGCCAAACTCCAGACCACGTTCGCCGCCGACAACTTCACCGAAGGGCAGATCGGCGACGCCGAGGCACTCGAGCCGGCCACCACCATCGACTACGGTCCCGGCGCCGACGCCGCCGCGCACTCACTCGCGACCGAACTGGGTGTCACCGCAACCCCTTCCGACTGGGTACTGGCCGACACGGTGCGGTTGACGATCGGTACCGACTTCCCCGGCACGGACTACCTGGGGGCCGATATGTTCACCAGCACCACCTCGGGGGCGAGCGAATCCGAGAGCTACGGACCCTCCGAGACGGCCGAACTCACACCCATCACCACGGTGGCCGCGACCGCCACGGGCACCTACACACCTGCGCCCACAGACCTGAGCCAGATGACCGCCTCGGGCATCCCGTGCGTGAAATGA
- a CDS encoding acyl-CoA dehydrogenase family protein has protein sequence MSVDRLLPSEEARDLIALTREVADKVLDPIVDEHERNETYPEGVFAQLGAAGLLSLPQPEQWGGGGQPYEVYLQVLEEIAARWAAVAVAVSVHSLSSHPLLAFGTDEQKQRWLPGMLSGEQIGAYSLSEPQAGSDAAALRCAARRDGDGFVLNGSKAWITHGGRADFYTLFARTGEGSKGVSCFLVPGDLPGLSFGKPEEKMGLHAVPTTSAFYDNARIDADRLIGTEGQGLSIAFSALDSGRLGIAAVAVGIAQAALDEAVRYAHERTTFGRKIIDHQGLGFLLADMAAAVVSARATYLDAARRRDAGLPYSSQASVAKLVATDAAMKVTTDAVQVLGGVGYTRDFRVERYMREAKITQIFEGTNQIQRLVISRGLGT, from the coding sequence ATGTCGGTCGACCGTCTCCTACCTTCCGAAGAAGCCCGTGACCTGATCGCGCTGACCCGCGAGGTCGCCGACAAGGTGCTCGACCCGATCGTCGACGAGCATGAACGCAACGAGACCTATCCCGAAGGGGTGTTCGCCCAACTCGGCGCGGCGGGGTTGTTGAGCCTGCCCCAGCCCGAACAGTGGGGTGGCGGCGGTCAACCGTACGAGGTGTACCTGCAGGTCCTGGAGGAGATCGCCGCACGCTGGGCCGCGGTGGCCGTCGCGGTCAGCGTGCACAGCCTCTCGTCGCACCCGCTGCTGGCGTTCGGCACCGACGAGCAGAAGCAGCGCTGGCTGCCCGGCATGCTCTCGGGCGAGCAGATCGGCGCCTACAGCCTGTCCGAACCGCAGGCCGGGTCCGACGCGGCAGCGCTGCGGTGCGCGGCCAGACGCGACGGCGACGGCTTCGTGCTCAACGGCTCCAAGGCCTGGATCACCCACGGCGGTCGCGCGGACTTCTACACGCTGTTCGCCCGCACCGGCGAGGGCTCCAAGGGCGTCTCGTGCTTCCTGGTGCCCGGCGACCTGCCGGGCCTGAGCTTCGGCAAACCCGAGGAGAAGATGGGCCTGCACGCCGTGCCCACCACCTCGGCGTTCTACGACAACGCGCGTATCGACGCCGACCGGCTCATCGGCACCGAGGGCCAGGGCCTGTCGATCGCGTTCTCGGCACTGGACTCAGGGCGCCTCGGCATCGCCGCGGTGGCCGTCGGCATCGCCCAGGCCGCACTGGACGAGGCCGTGCGCTACGCCCACGAGCGCACCACGTTCGGCCGAAAGATCATCGACCACCAGGGATTAGGGTTCCTGCTCGCCGACATGGCCGCCGCTGTCGTCAGCGCGCGCGCCACCTATCTGGACGCCGCGCGCCGACGCGACGCCGGGCTGCCGTACTCGAGTCAAGCCAGCGTCGCCAAGCTGGTCGCCACCGACGCGGCCATGAAGGTCACGACCGACGCCGTGCAGGTTCTCGGCGGGGTCGGCTACACACGCGACTTCCGCGTCGAGCGCTACATGCGCGAAGCAAAGATCACCCAGATCTTCGAGGGCACAAATCAGATCCAGCGGCTGGTCATCTCGCGCGGTTTGGGTACCTGA
- the pntB gene encoding Re/Si-specific NAD(P)(+) transhydrogenase subunit beta, which translates to MFRLENVATAAYVVAALLFILALAGLSKHETSRAGNTFGIAGMAVALIATIVLAIHGQIEPLGLGLLVVAMIVGALIGLWRAKVVEMTGMPELIALLHSFVGLAAVLVGWNGYLHVEADPGSDEALKLAAEGMSGIHSAEVFIGVFIGAVTFTGSIVANLKLSARIKSAPLMLPGKNLLNIGALIVFAVLTVWFVIDPQLWLLVVVTVLALLLGWHLVASIGGGDMPVVVSMLNSYSGWAAAASGFLLGNDLLIITGALVGSSGAYLSYIMCKAMNRSFISVIAGGFGIENTGAGSDVDYGEHREINAEGVAELLAHANSVIITPGYGMAVAQAQYGVADLTRKLRERGVNVRFGIHPVAGRLPGHMNVLLAEAKVPYDIVLEMDEINDDFDGTDVVLVIGANDTVNPAAAEDPGSPIAGMPVLQVWNADNVIVFKRSMASGYAGVQNPLFFRDNTQMLFGDARDRVNDILAALPAPERV; encoded by the coding sequence ATGTTCAGACTCGAAAACGTTGCCACCGCCGCCTACGTCGTCGCGGCGCTGCTGTTCATCCTCGCCCTGGCAGGCTTGTCCAAGCACGAGACCTCACGGGCGGGAAACACTTTCGGTATCGCCGGGATGGCCGTGGCGCTCATCGCGACGATCGTGCTGGCCATCCACGGTCAGATCGAACCCCTGGGTCTCGGGTTGCTGGTCGTGGCCATGATCGTCGGTGCGCTCATCGGGCTGTGGCGCGCCAAGGTCGTGGAGATGACCGGCATGCCCGAACTGATCGCCCTGCTGCACAGCTTCGTCGGTCTGGCCGCGGTGCTGGTGGGCTGGAACGGCTACCTGCACGTGGAAGCCGACCCGGGCAGCGACGAGGCGCTCAAACTCGCCGCCGAAGGCATGAGCGGTATCCACTCGGCCGAGGTGTTCATCGGGGTGTTCATCGGCGCGGTGACCTTCACCGGATCGATCGTGGCCAACCTGAAACTCTCAGCGCGGATCAAGTCCGCACCGCTGATGCTGCCCGGCAAGAACCTCCTCAACATCGGCGCACTGATCGTGTTCGCCGTGCTGACGGTGTGGTTCGTCATCGACCCGCAGCTGTGGCTGCTGGTCGTGGTCACCGTGCTGGCGCTGCTTTTGGGCTGGCACCTGGTGGCCTCCATCGGTGGCGGTGACATGCCCGTGGTGGTCTCGATGCTCAACAGCTACTCGGGGTGGGCCGCGGCGGCCTCGGGCTTCCTGCTGGGCAACGATCTGCTGATCATCACCGGCGCGCTGGTCGGCTCCTCGGGTGCTTACCTGTCCTACATCATGTGCAAGGCCATGAACCGCTCGTTCATCTCGGTCATCGCCGGAGGCTTCGGCATCGAGAACACCGGGGCCGGGTCCGACGTGGATTACGGAGAGCACCGCGAGATCAACGCCGAAGGTGTCGCCGAACTGCTCGCCCACGCCAACTCGGTGATCATCACCCCCGGCTACGGCATGGCCGTGGCCCAGGCCCAGTACGGCGTGGCCGACCTGACCCGCAAACTGCGTGAACGCGGGGTCAACGTGCGCTTCGGCATCCACCCCGTCGCAGGACGTCTGCCCGGGCACATGAACGTGCTGCTCGCCGAGGCCAAGGTGCCCTACGACATCGTGCTGGAGATGGACGAGATCAACGACGACTTCGACGGCACAGACGTCGTGCTGGTCATCGGCGCCAACGACACCGTCAACCCCGCGGCCGCCGAAGACCCCGGCAGCCCCATCGCAGGCATGCCCGTGCTGCAGGTGTGGAACGCCGACAACGTCATCGTGTTCAAACGCTCCATGGCCTCCGGCTACGCCGGCGTGCAGAACCCGCTGTTCTTCCGCGACAACACCCAGATGCTCTTCGGCGACGCCCGCGACCGCGTCAACGACATCCTCGCCGCACTCCCGGCCCCCGAACGGGTGTGA
- a CDS encoding Re/Si-specific NAD(P)(+) transhydrogenase subunit alpha, which produces MMIGIPRESQPGETRVAATPQTVGQILKLGYSVVVESGAGAAASFSDAAYADAGAQIGSADAVWSADVVMKVNAPSEGEIAALRDGATLISLISPALRPDLVEQLGTRNITVLAMDAVPRISRAQSLDVLSSMANIAGYRAVVEAAHAFGRFFTGQVTAAGKVPPAKVLVVGAGVAGLAAIGAAGSLGAIVRATDPRPEVADQVASLGGEYLAVDDSGEVAEVSKTGYAKEMGEDYKAREAALYAEQCKDVDIIITTALIPGRPAPRIITAEMVASMKAGSVIVDMAAANGGNVEGTVKDQAIVTDNGVTIIGYTDLAGRLPAQSSQLYGTNLVNLLKLLTPEKDGKVVLDFDDVVQRSITVVRDGEITWPPPPVQVSAAPAAQPAAAAPAVKEEKQPMSTGRRLGVAFAAAAVLFALIALSPAALQVHLVVFALAIVIGYYVIGNVHHALHTPLMSVTNAISGIIVVGALLQIGHHNTAITALAFVAILLASINVFGGFAVTRRMLAMFSRS; this is translated from the coding sequence ATGATGATTGGGATACCTCGAGAGTCCCAACCTGGGGAGACCCGTGTGGCTGCCACTCCGCAGACCGTGGGTCAGATTCTCAAGCTGGGTTACTCGGTGGTCGTGGAGTCCGGTGCGGGTGCGGCGGCGAGTTTTTCCGATGCGGCGTATGCCGATGCCGGTGCGCAGATCGGCTCGGCCGATGCGGTGTGGTCGGCCGATGTGGTGATGAAGGTCAACGCACCATCGGAGGGCGAGATCGCCGCGCTGCGTGACGGTGCGACCCTGATCAGTCTGATCTCCCCGGCGCTGCGCCCGGATCTGGTGGAGCAGCTGGGTACACGCAACATCACGGTGCTGGCGATGGATGCGGTGCCGCGGATCTCGCGGGCGCAGTCGCTGGACGTGTTGTCGTCGATGGCCAACATCGCCGGTTACCGCGCGGTGGTCGAGGCCGCCCACGCCTTCGGCCGGTTCTTCACCGGGCAGGTGACCGCGGCGGGCAAGGTGCCCCCGGCCAAGGTGCTGGTGGTCGGTGCCGGTGTCGCCGGATTGGCGGCCATCGGCGCGGCAGGCAGCCTCGGGGCGATCGTGCGCGCGACCGACCCGCGCCCCGAGGTCGCCGATCAGGTGGCCTCCCTGGGTGGGGAGTACCTGGCGGTGGATGACTCGGGCGAGGTGGCTGAAGTCTCCAAGACCGGTTACGCCAAGGAGATGGGCGAGGACTACAAGGCCCGTGAGGCGGCACTGTATGCCGAGCAGTGCAAGGACGTCGACATCATCATCACCACGGCGCTGATCCCCGGGCGGCCCGCGCCGCGCATCATCACCGCCGAGATGGTGGCGTCGATGAAGGCCGGCAGCGTGATCGTGGACATGGCCGCGGCCAACGGCGGCAACGTCGAGGGCACGGTCAAGGACCAGGCCATCGTGACCGACAACGGCGTGACGATCATCGGCTACACCGATCTGGCCGGGCGACTGCCCGCGCAGTCCTCACAGCTCTACGGCACCAACCTGGTGAACCTGCTCAAGCTGTTGACCCCGGAGAAGGACGGCAAGGTCGTCCTGGACTTCGACGATGTGGTGCAGCGGTCGATCACCGTGGTGCGCGACGGCGAGATCACCTGGCCCCCACCCCCGGTGCAGGTTTCGGCCGCCCCCGCCGCGCAGCCCGCCGCTGCCGCACCCGCGGTCAAGGAAGAAAAGCAGCCGATGTCCACCGGGCGCCGGCTGGGAGTGGCGTTCGCCGCGGCGGCGGTGCTGTTCGCACTCATCGCGCTGTCCCCGGCCGCGCTGCAGGTGCACCTGGTGGTGTTCGCGTTGGCGATCGTGATCGGGTACTACGTGATCGGCAACGTCCATCACGCGCTGCACACCCCGCTGATGTCGGTGACCAACGCGATCTCGGGCATCATCGTGGTCGGTGCGCTGTTGCAGATCGGCCACCACAACACCGCCATCACCGCGCTGGCCTTCGTGGCCATCCTGTTGGCCAGTATCAACGTCTTCGGCGGCTTCGCGGTGACGCGTCGCATGCTCGCGATGTTCTCCCGCAGCTAG
- a CDS encoding magnesium transporter CorA family protein, whose amino-acid sequence MAQVHGRVWRSGQSAEDFSFSAISDYLADDDTLVWADIYDPDHQTLLDLAAELGLNTWAVEDAVAPKERTKASVYKTHTFFTVYAVDILSSGGGTGSLLVKHRISAFVLPHGLITVRLPGLDGAAHEFDIHEVSRRFDDLGGQRYGVGSLVHGLLDVVVDGHFEAVEALDDAIEGLEDELFDDRGPNHGLQRRTFRLRKDLVELRRVVLPTREVVSTIQHRRLDSRTSPELDPLYADLYDHVLRASEWTESLRDMVTTVFETHLSLQDARLNTVMKKLTGWAAIIAVPTAITGFYGQNVTYPGVDTVAGFVTSSALIAVLVGLLYVMFKRRDWL is encoded by the coding sequence ATGGCGCAGGTGCACGGCCGAGTCTGGCGATCCGGTCAGTCGGCCGAGGATTTCTCGTTCTCGGCCATCTCGGACTATCTCGCCGACGACGACACGCTGGTGTGGGCCGACATCTACGACCCGGACCATCAGACACTGCTGGACCTGGCGGCCGAACTCGGGCTCAACACCTGGGCCGTCGAAGATGCCGTCGCACCCAAGGAGCGCACCAAGGCCTCGGTGTACAAGACCCACACGTTCTTCACGGTCTACGCCGTCGACATCCTCAGCTCCGGCGGCGGCACCGGATCGCTTCTGGTGAAGCACCGCATCTCGGCGTTCGTGTTGCCGCACGGGCTGATCACGGTCCGGTTGCCCGGCCTCGACGGGGCCGCCCACGAGTTCGACATCCACGAGGTGTCACGACGCTTCGACGACCTCGGCGGCCAGAGATACGGCGTCGGATCCCTGGTGCACGGACTGCTCGACGTCGTGGTGGACGGGCACTTCGAGGCCGTCGAAGCGCTCGACGACGCGATCGAGGGACTCGAAGACGAACTGTTCGACGACCGCGGCCCCAACCACGGCCTGCAACGACGCACGTTCCGGTTGCGCAAGGACCTCGTCGAACTGCGCCGCGTCGTGCTGCCGACGCGCGAGGTGGTCAGCACCATCCAGCACCGCAGGCTGGACTCCCGGACATCCCCCGAACTCGATCCGCTCTACGCCGACCTGTACGACCACGTCCTGCGCGCATCGGAATGGACAGAGTCCCTGCGCGACATGGTGACAACGGTGTTCGAGACCCATCTGTCGCTGCAGGACGCCCGCCTCAACACCGTGATGAAGAAGCTGACCGGATGGGCCGCGATCATCGCGGTGCCGACCGCCATCACCGGCTTCTACGGGCAGAACGTCACCTATCCCGGAGTAGACACAGTGGCCGGATTTGTCACCAGCTCTGCGCTGATCGCCGTCCTGGTCGGTCTGCTATACGTGATGTTCAAGCGCCGCGATTGGCTGTAG
- a CDS encoding ABC transporter permease: MSVFVDIVPQSETDSPRPAAPSNRGRAILTKALLPLLSVAVFFAVWQAVAVAGIWNQTFVPYPSAVWRAFIDLSTTHDGVRGYAGYLLVEHLYMTLRRVVAGVVIGVVLGVLLGLLMGSVGWLRSVLEPWLTFLRALPPLAYFFLLVIWLGIDEAPKITLLALAALPPAAVATTAAVVAAPVGLQEAARALGATRAQVIRDVVVPSALPETFTGIRLAVGMAYSSVVAAELFNGIPGVGGLVKDASNYNNTPVVLVGIFAIGFSGLVIDGLLRAVERRAVPWIGKV; the protein is encoded by the coding sequence GTGTCTGTCTTCGTCGATATCGTGCCCCAGTCCGAGACGGATTCCCCGCGCCCCGCGGCGCCGTCCAACCGCGGGCGCGCCATCCTCACCAAGGCCCTGCTGCCGCTGCTGTCGGTCGCGGTGTTCTTCGCGGTGTGGCAGGCCGTCGCGGTGGCGGGCATCTGGAACCAGACCTTCGTGCCGTACCCCAGCGCGGTGTGGCGTGCGTTCATCGATCTGTCCACCACGCATGACGGTGTCCGCGGATACGCGGGGTACCTGCTGGTCGAGCACCTGTACATGACACTGCGCCGTGTGGTGGCCGGTGTGGTGATCGGCGTGGTCCTCGGCGTGCTGCTGGGCCTGCTCATGGGTTCGGTGGGCTGGCTGCGCAGCGTGCTGGAACCGTGGCTCACATTCCTGCGGGCGCTGCCGCCGCTGGCCTATTTCTTCCTGTTGGTCATCTGGCTCGGCATCGACGAGGCCCCCAAGATCACGCTGCTCGCGCTCGCAGCCCTGCCGCCGGCCGCGGTGGCCACCACGGCGGCCGTCGTCGCCGCACCCGTCGGCCTGCAGGAGGCCGCGCGGGCACTCGGAGCCACGCGTGCCCAGGTGATCCGCGACGTCGTGGTGCCCTCGGCGCTGCCGGAAACCTTCACCGGCATCCGGTTGGCCGTGGGCATGGCCTATTCGTCGGTGGTCGCCGCGGAGTTGTTCAACGGCATCCCCGGAGTCGGCGGCCTGGTCAAGGACGCGAGCAACTACAACAACACTCCCGTCGTGCTGGTCGGAATCTTCGCAATCGGGTTCTCCGGTCTGGTGATCGACGGTTTATTGCGCGCTGTGGAAAGGCGTGCTGTCCCGTGGATCGGAAAGGTCTAG
- a CDS encoding taurine ABC transporter substrate-binding protein yields the protein MKLKSLLVATAASALALAGCAVDNSEQDAEKPTIRVGYQTFPSGDLIVKNNGWLEEALPDYNIKWTKFDSGADVNTAFVAGELDFGALGSSPVARGLSAPLNIPYKVAFVLDVAGDNEALVARDGSGVNSIADLRGKRVATPFASTAHYSLLAALAQNGLSPNDVQLIDLQPQAILAAWERGDIAAAYSWLPTLDDLRKTGKDLITSRELAADGKPTLDLGVVSDKFATEHPDVVDTWREQEARALDVIKDDPDAAAKAIAAEIGLSPEDVAGQLKQGVYLTPAEVASEQWLGSDGKPGNIAANLQSASEFLAEQKQIPEAAPLGTFEDAIYTKGLPGAISK from the coding sequence ATGAAACTCAAGTCACTGCTCGTTGCCACCGCAGCCTCGGCGCTGGCGCTGGCCGGCTGCGCGGTGGACAACTCGGAACAGGACGCCGAAAAACCCACCATTCGCGTTGGCTACCAGACGTTCCCGAGCGGCGATCTGATCGTCAAGAACAACGGTTGGCTGGAAGAGGCACTGCCGGACTACAACATCAAGTGGACCAAGTTCGACTCCGGTGCCGACGTCAACACCGCGTTCGTCGCGGGTGAACTCGACTTCGGGGCACTGGGTTCCAGCCCGGTGGCCCGCGGTCTGTCCGCACCGCTGAACATCCCTTACAAGGTCGCGTTCGTGCTCGACGTCGCCGGTGACAACGAGGCCCTCGTCGCGCGCGACGGCAGCGGTGTCAACAGCATCGCGGACCTGCGCGGCAAGCGTGTCGCGACGCCGTTCGCCTCCACCGCGCACTACAGCCTGCTGGCCGCGCTCGCGCAGAACGGTCTGTCGCCCAACGATGTTCAGCTCATCGATCTGCAGCCGCAGGCCATCCTGGCGGCGTGGGAGCGCGGCGACATCGCGGCCGCCTACAGCTGGCTACCGACGCTGGATGATCTCCGCAAGACCGGCAAGGACCTCATCACCAGCCGTGAGCTGGCCGCCGACGGCAAGCCGACGCTGGATCTGGGCGTGGTCTCCGACAAGTTCGCCACGGAGCACCCCGACGTCGTCGACACGTGGCGTGAGCAGGAGGCCCGTGCGCTCGACGTGATCAAGGACGATCCCGACGCCGCGGCCAAGGCCATCGCTGCCGAGATCGGGCTGTCACCGGAAGACGTTGCGGGCCAGTTGAAGCAGGGTGTGTACCTGACTCCCGCGGAGGTCGCCTCGGAGCAGTGGCTGGGCTCCGACGGCAAGCCGGGCAACATCGCCGCGAATCTGCAGAGCGCGTCGGAGTTCCTCGCCGAGCAGAAGCAGATCCCGGAAGCCGCGCCGCTGGGGACGTTCGAGGACGCGATCTACACGAAGGGCCTGCCGGGTGCCATCAGCAAGTGA
- a CDS encoding ABC transporter ATP-binding protein yields MPSASEAGPGAEGELRIRNVAHRYGRGPNEVTALGPVDLDVEPGAFVVLVGASGCGKSTLLRLIAGFETPTEGEVVVAGSRPTPGVTSGVVFQQPRLFPWRTVGGNIDLALKYAKVPRERRAERRTQLLERVGLEGTEKRKIWEISGGQQQRVAIARALAAETPLFLLDEPFAALDALTRERLQDDVRQVSADSGRTTVFVTHSADEAAFLGSRIVVLTRRPGKVALDLPVDLPRTGVDPQELRRSPEFHRLRTEVGEAVKAAAA; encoded by the coding sequence GTGCCATCAGCAAGTGAGGCCGGGCCGGGTGCCGAAGGTGAGCTGCGCATCAGGAACGTGGCTCACCGCTACGGCCGCGGACCGAACGAGGTCACCGCGCTCGGTCCGGTGGACCTCGACGTGGAGCCGGGTGCGTTCGTTGTGCTGGTAGGAGCGTCCGGATGTGGAAAGAGCACACTGCTGCGCCTGATCGCGGGTTTCGAGACTCCGACCGAGGGTGAGGTGGTGGTGGCGGGTTCACGCCCGACCCCCGGCGTCACCTCCGGGGTGGTGTTCCAGCAGCCGCGGCTGTTCCCGTGGCGCACCGTGGGCGGCAACATCGACCTCGCCCTCAAATATGCCAAGGTGCCGCGTGAGCGTCGCGCCGAACGGCGCACACAACTGCTGGAACGCGTCGGCCTGGAAGGCACCGAGAAGCGCAAGATCTGGGAGATCAGCGGCGGCCAGCAGCAGCGCGTGGCGATCGCGCGGGCACTGGCCGCCGAGACCCCGCTGTTCCTGCTCGACGAGCCCTTTGCCGCGCTCGACGCGCTCACGCGAGAACGCCTGCAGGACGACGTCCGTCAGGTCAGCGCCGATTCGGGCCGTACCACGGTGTTCGTCACGCACTCCGCCGACGAGGCCGCGTTCCTGGGATCACGCATCGTGGTGCTGACACGTCGGCCCGGCAAGGTGGCGCTCGACCTTCCGGTCGACCTGCCACGCACCGGGGTCGATCCGCAGGAACTGCGGCGCTCGCCGGAATTCCACCGGTTGCGCACCGAGGTCGGGGAGGCCGTCAAAGCCGCTGCCGCGTGA
- a CDS encoding haloacid dehalogenase type II, with translation MTEHVLVFDVNETLIDLESLTPHFERTFSDPHVLREWFGQLVMHSMALTLSGNYTDFFTLGQGVLRMLADIHGVTISDDDVQALAEGMRTMPAYPDVEEGLQRLRGNGYRLVTLTNSPHHQGATPLENAGLAGYFERQFTVGEHRVFKPSTSLYTHVASALGVEPGQCTMVASHTWDLLGAQSAGYRGALITRPGNAPLTAPGVPQPQIVAADLLQLNDVLTRQRL, from the coding sequence ATGACCGAACACGTGCTGGTCTTCGACGTCAACGAGACGCTCATCGATCTCGAGTCGCTCACACCCCATTTCGAGCGGACCTTCTCAGACCCGCACGTGCTGCGTGAGTGGTTCGGGCAGTTGGTGATGCACTCGATGGCACTCACGCTGTCGGGCAACTACACCGACTTCTTCACGCTCGGGCAGGGCGTGCTGAGGATGCTCGCCGACATCCACGGCGTGACGATCTCCGACGACGATGTGCAAGCGCTCGCCGAAGGGATGCGCACCATGCCGGCCTACCCCGATGTCGAAGAAGGTCTGCAACGGTTACGGGGCAACGGTTATCGCCTTGTCACACTGACCAATTCACCGCACCACCAGGGCGCGACACCACTCGAGAACGCCGGGCTGGCCGGGTATTTCGAGCGTCAGTTCACCGTCGGCGAGCACCGGGTCTTCAAGCCGTCGACGTCGCTCTACACCCACGTCGCGTCGGCGCTCGGAGTGGAGCCGGGCCAGTGCACCATGGTCGCCTCGCACACGTGGGACCTCCTCGGCGCGCAGTCCGCCGGCTACCGCGGTGCGCTGATCACCCGGCCGGGCAATGCGCCACTGACCGCACCCGGGGTACCCCAGCCCCAGATCGTCGCGGCAGATCTGCTGCAGCTCAACGACGTTCTCACGCGGCAGCGGCTTTGA